Proteins found in one Sorghum bicolor cultivar BTx623 chromosome 1, Sorghum_bicolor_NCBIv3, whole genome shotgun sequence genomic segment:
- the LOC8080592 gene encoding cysteine-rich repeat secretory protein 11 codes for MGIRRARRFLFLAVFVLLLHAPPPASCADIYALIYKGCANQSFPGGVAPASIAALSSTLSTQSASAKFYKTSSSSASTASSTSVFGLFQCRGDLSASDCAACVSRAVSSWQGVCGASVAARVQLAGCLALYEVSGFPQVSGIQMLFKTCGTGGGGGGGDFEMRRDTAFSALESGVATSSGGFVATSYQAVYAMAQCEGDLSTGDCSQCVNQAVQHVEVECGGAPSGQVYLDKCYISYSYYPHGVPHGGGAGGQQTAKTVAIVLGGAVGLGFVVICLLFARSLVKKKDEY; via the exons ATGGGCATTCGCAGAGCTCGCCGGTTCCTCTTCCTGGCGGTCTTCGTCCTGCTGCTCCACGCGCCGCCGCCCGCGTCGTGCGCCGACATCTACGCGCTCATCTACAAGGGCTGCGCCAACCAGAGCTTCCCGGGCGGGGTGGCGCCCGCGAGCATCGCGGCCCTCTCCTCCACGCTCTCGACGCAGTCCGCCTCCGCCAAGTTCTACAAGACCTCCTCGTCCTCGGCCTCGACGGCTTCCTCCACCTCCGTCTTCGGCCTCTTCCAGTGCCGCGGGGACCTCTCGGCCTCCGACTGCGCCGCCTGCGTGTCCCGCGCCGTGTCCTCCTGGCAGGGCGTCTGCGGCGCCTCCGTCGCCGCGCGGGTCCAGCTCGCCGGCTGCCTCGCGCTCTACGAGGTGTCCGGGTTCCCCCAGGTCTCCGGCATCCAGATGCTCTTCAAGACCTGCGgcacgggcggcggcggcggcgggggtgaTTTCGAGATGCGCAGGGACACCGCCTTCTCTGCGCTCGAGAGCGGCGTCGCCACCAGCTCCGGCGGCTTCGTCGCCACCAGCTACCAGGCCGTCTACGCCATGGCGCAGTGCGAGGGCGACCTCTCCACGGGGGACTGCAGCCAGTGCGTCAACCAGGCCGTGCAGCACGTCGAGGTCGAGTGCGGCGGCGCGCCCTCAGGACAGGTCTACCTCGACAAGTGCTACATTAGCTACAGCTACTACCCGCACGGCGTGccccacggcggcggcgcgggag GGCAGCAGACAGCAAAGACTGTAGCCATTGTGCTCGGGGGAGCTGTAGGCCTGGGTTTCGTGGTCATCTGCTTGCTTTTCGCTAGGAGCCTggtcaagaagaaggatg AATACTGA
- the LOC8085512 gene encoding cytochrome P450 86A7 — MELKGVHGQRFIVTCAPANVRHIFTSNFANYTKGHEYTEIFDVLLGAGILNSDGESWRRQRAKTQMLVTAPRFRAFTARCSRDKVEKSLLLHLAYRFFTFNTGPRTCLGKEMAFVQMKTVAAAVLWNFAVELVPGHVVELKLSIVLHMKNGLRVRVHGRGSMGHH, encoded by the coding sequence ATGGAACTCAAAGGAGTCCACGGCCAACGGTTCATCGTCACCTGCGCCCCGGCCAACGTGCGCCACATCTTCACTTCCAACTTCGCTAACTACACTAAAGGCCACGAGTACACCGAGATCTTCGACGTTCTTCTTGGCGCCGGCATCTTGAACTCCGATGGGGAGTCGTGGCGGCGCCAGCGGGCGAAGACCCAGATGCTCGTGACCGCTCCACGGTTCCGCGCCTTCACGGCACGGTGCAGCCGCGACAAGGTGGAGAAGAGCCTCTTGCTGCACCTCGCCTACAGGTTCTTCACCTTCAACACCGGGCCACGGACGTGCCTCGGCAAGGAGATGGCGTTCGTGCAGATGAAGACAGTTGCAGCGGCCGTGCTGTGGAACTTCGCCGTCGAGCTGGTACCGGGCCACGTCGTGGAGCTGAAGCTGTCCATCGTACTTCACATGAAGAATGGGCTTCGTGTCAGGGTGCACGGGAGGGGCTCCATGGGCCACCACTAG